In a genomic window of Helianthus annuus cultivar XRQ/B chromosome 10, HanXRQr2.0-SUNRISE, whole genome shotgun sequence:
- the LOC110884606 gene encoding 11S globulin seed storage protein G3, giving the protein MASKATLLLAFTLLFATCIARHQQRQQQQNQCQLQNIEALEPIEVIQAEAGVTEIWDAYDQQFQCAGVDFIRHRIQPGGLLLPSYVNTPILAFVERGRGIQGVILPGCPETYEYSQEQQFSGEGGRRGGGEGNQDRHQKVENLKEGDVVAIPTGTAHWLHNDGNTELVVVVFLDTQNHENQLDENQRRFFLAGNPQAQAQSQQQQQRQPRQQSPQRQRQRQRQGQGQNAGNIFNGFTPELIAQSFNVDQETAQKLQGQNDQRGHIVNVGQDLQIVRPPQDRRSPRQQQEQRRSPRQQQEQQQGRRGGWSNGVEETICSMKFKVNIDNPSQADFVNPQAGSIANLNSFKFPILEHLRLSVERGELRPNAIQSPHWTINAHNLLYVTEGALRVQIVDNQGNSVFDNELREGQVVVIPQNFAVIKRANEQGSRWVSFKTNDNAMIANLAGRVSAISSMPVDVVANAYQLSREEAQQLKFSQRETVLFAPSFSRGQGIRASA; this is encoded by the exons ATGGCATCCAAAGCAACTTTGCTCTTAGCTTTTACCCTTCTCTTTGCCACTTGCATTGCCCGCCACCAGCAACGGCAACAGCAACAGAACCAGTGCCAGCTTCAAAACATCGAGGCGCTCGAGCCCATCGAAGTTATCCAAGCTGAAGCCGGTGTGACCGAAATTTGGGACGCCTATGACCAACAGTTCCAGTGTGCGGGTGTCGATTTTATTCGACACCGGATTCAACCTGGTGGCCTTCTCTTGCCTTCCTACGTCAACACCCCTATTTTGGCCTTCGTCGAGAGAG GTAGGGGTATTCAGGGGGTTATATTGCCGGGATGCCCGGAAACCTATGAATATTCGCAGGAGCAACAGTTTTCCGGTGAGGGTGGCCGCAGAGGAGGAGGAGAGGGCAATCAGGACCGTCATCAGAAAGTAGAGAACTTAAAGGAGGGTGACGTGGTTGCCATCCCCACCGGAACAGCTCACTGGCTTCACAACGACGGCAACACAGAACTTGTGGTGGTCGTCTTCTTGGATACTCAGAACCATGAGAACCAGCTTGACGAAAACCAAAGG AGATTCTTCTTAGCCGGAAACCCTCAAGCTCAAGCTCAAAgccagcagcaacaacaaagaCAACCACGCCAACAATCTCCTCAAAGGCAAAGGCAAAGGCAAAGGCAAGGGCAAGGTCAGAACGCCGGCAACATCTTCAACGGTTTCACCCCCGAGCTCATTGCACAATCATTCAACGTCGACCAAGAGACCGCCCAGAAGCTACAAGGACAAAACGACCAGAGAGGCCACATTGTTAATGTCGGACAAGACCTTCAAATAGTCCGCCCACCACAAGACAGACGCTCTCCTCGCCAACAACAAGAGCAGCGACGCTCTCCTCGCCAACAACAAGAGCAGCAGCAAGGCAGACGTGGCGGATGGAGCAACGGTGTGGAAGAAACCATCTGCAGCATGAAGTTCAAAGTGAACATTGACAACCCTTCCCAGGCTGACTTTGTAAACCCGCAAGCCGGCAGCATTGCAAACCTCAACAGCTTCAAATTCCCCATTCTCGAGCACCTCCGGCTCAGCGTGGAAAGAGGCGAACTCCGTCCGAATGCCATCCAATCCCCACACTGGACAATCAACGCCCACAATCTTCTCTACGTAACCGAGGGAGCCTTGAGGGTACAAATCGTCGACAACCAAGGAAACTCAGTTTTCGACAACGAGCTCCGTGAGGGACAGGTGGTGGTGATCCCGCAGAACTTTGCGGTGATCAAGAGAGCCAATGAACAAGGAAGCAGGTGGGTGTCTTTCAAGACTAATGATAATGCCATGATAGCAAACCTTGCAGGGCGTGTGTCCGCCATCAGCAGCATGCCGGTTGACGTTGTGGCGAATGCGTATCAGCTATCTCGAGAGGAAGCTCAGCAGCTCAAGTTTAGCCAGAGGGAGACGGTTTTGTTTGCACCAAGTTTTTCCAGGGGCCAAGGGATCAGGGCTTCAGCTTAA
- the LOC110881168 gene encoding uncharacterized protein LOC110881168 translates to MGNNHFCGSVLGDSVSGLKDDAGLAVEWSVDEQRKLEEGLSKFADEPSIMRYIKIATTMRDKTVRDVALRCKWMARLFGKNISILIVVCFQDNLVESSSKQSISSVPTLNVAPFPVTMSNRTQIDGMTFEALSGSIRHLLEQNNQLLGQISANISLMKLDYDRAAYARNKKVDKVAQKFGAEYEDVLNGSLGFGKYDDDKKI, encoded by the exons ATGGGAAACAATCATTTTTGTGGGTCTGTTCTTGGTGATTCTGTTTCAGGGTTGAAGGATGATGCAGGTTTGGCTGTTGAGTGGTCTGTTGATGAACAACGTAAGTTGGAAGAAGgattatccaa ATTTGCTGATGAACCCAGTATTATGAGGTATATCAAAATTGCTACCACAATGCGTGATAAAACTGTTCGTGATGTTGCACTAAGGTGTAAGTGGATGGCG CGTTTATTTGGTAAAAATATTAGTATTCTGATTGTCGTGTGTTTTCAGGATAATTTGGTGGAATCATCCTCAAAACAAAGTATATCATCAGTTCCAACACTTAATGTGGCTCCGTTTCCTGTTACCATGAGTAATCGAACTCAGATTGATGGCATGACTTTTGAAG CATTAAGTGGTTCAATAAGGCACTTACTCGAACAAAACAACCAACTTCTTGGTCAGATCTCAGCTAATATCTCTCTAATGAAA TTAGATTATGATAGAGCTGCATATGCCCGAAACAAGAAGGTAGATAAGGTGGCACAaaagtttggagctgaatatgaGGACGTATTAAATGGCAGTCTTGGTTTCG